One region of Jatrophihabitans cynanchi genomic DNA includes:
- a CDS encoding globin → MTSTPDPDPTYTRADTFYAAVGGEATFRRLVGAFYAGVAEDPELRALYPEEDLGPATERLTLFLIQYWGGPTTYSERRGHPRLRMRHVPFAIDSAQRDRWLHHMRAALDGLQLPAAYEQTLWDYLVGAADSLRNVRDA, encoded by the coding sequence GTGACCTCGACGCCCGACCCGGACCCGACGTACACCCGAGCCGACACCTTCTACGCGGCGGTCGGCGGCGAGGCGACGTTCCGCAGACTGGTCGGCGCGTTCTACGCGGGCGTCGCCGAGGACCCCGAACTGCGGGCGCTGTACCCCGAGGAGGACCTCGGCCCGGCCACCGAGCGGCTGACCCTGTTCCTCATCCAGTACTGGGGCGGCCCGACCACCTACAGCGAGCGGCGCGGCCACCCGAGGCTGCGGATGCGGCACGTCCCGTTCGCGATCGACAGCGCGCAGCGCGACCGCTGGCTGCACCACATGCGGGCCGCGCTGGACGGCCTGCAGCTGCCGGCGGCGTACGAGCAGACGCTCTGGGACTACCTCGTCGGCGCGGCCGACTCGCTGCGCAACGTCCGCGACGCGTAG
- a CDS encoding amidase: protein MTHLHELSALEAAAAVRRREVSPVELVEHALERIARLDGQVGAFVTVTADTARTQAAAAEQAVLATGDPATLPPLLGVPIAIKDLNATAGVPTKLGSALFADWVPDYDDTVVSLLAAAGTISLGKTTTPEFGLPCYTATDLGPPARTPWDPARSAGGSSGGAGAAVASGFVPFAQGSDGGGSIRIPASACGLVGLKTSRGRVSKGPLDLDSTRLGVYGPLARTVRDAAAFLDTVAGPRPGDPDPLPPLPEDETFLGWCEREPGRLRIGRFLDSPMATEVDPQVRAAWERASALLTELGHEVVEVTAPLPPEAVQYFEVLWTVSTASIPLDPAGEPRLRPLTRYLRERGRAVDGARFAAALAQLTVLSRQALVSTAHLDAVLTPTLAMLPQPVEWFTGDGDDPAGDFERQKRFTPYTAMYNVTGQPSISLPLYESAESLPIGIMLTGRPAGEPTLLSLAAQLERALPWAGRHPPIWT, encoded by the coding sequence ATGACGCACCTGCACGAACTGAGCGCGCTGGAGGCGGCCGCGGCCGTCCGCCGCCGCGAGGTCAGCCCGGTCGAACTCGTCGAGCACGCGCTCGAGCGGATCGCCCGCCTGGACGGGCAGGTCGGCGCGTTCGTCACCGTCACCGCCGACACCGCCCGCACGCAGGCCGCGGCCGCCGAGCAGGCCGTGCTCGCGACCGGCGACCCGGCAACCTTGCCGCCGCTGCTCGGCGTCCCGATCGCGATCAAGGACCTCAACGCGACGGCGGGCGTGCCCACCAAGCTCGGCTCGGCGCTGTTCGCCGACTGGGTGCCGGACTACGACGACACCGTGGTGAGCCTGCTGGCCGCTGCCGGGACGATCAGCCTGGGCAAGACGACCACCCCGGAGTTCGGGCTGCCCTGTTACACGGCGACCGACCTCGGGCCGCCGGCCCGCACCCCGTGGGACCCGGCTCGCTCGGCCGGCGGGTCGAGCGGCGGAGCGGGCGCCGCGGTGGCCAGCGGGTTCGTCCCGTTCGCGCAGGGCAGCGACGGCGGGGGCTCGATCCGGATCCCGGCGAGCGCGTGCGGGCTGGTCGGGCTGAAGACCTCGCGCGGGCGGGTGAGCAAGGGCCCGCTCGACCTGGACTCGACCCGGCTCGGCGTGTACGGCCCGCTGGCCCGGACGGTGCGCGACGCCGCCGCGTTCCTGGACACGGTCGCCGGCCCGCGTCCGGGCGATCCCGACCCGCTGCCGCCGCTGCCCGAGGACGAGACGTTCCTCGGCTGGTGCGAGCGCGAGCCCGGACGGTTGCGCATCGGCCGGTTCCTGGACTCGCCGATGGCTACCGAGGTCGACCCGCAGGTGCGGGCGGCGTGGGAGCGCGCGTCGGCCCTGCTCACCGAGCTGGGGCACGAGGTCGTCGAGGTCACCGCGCCGCTGCCGCCGGAGGCCGTCCAGTACTTCGAGGTGCTGTGGACGGTGTCGACGGCGAGCATCCCGCTCGATCCGGCCGGCGAGCCGCGGCTGCGCCCGCTCACCCGATACCTGCGCGAGCGGGGCCGTGCCGTGGACGGGGCGCGCTTCGCCGCGGCGCTCGCGCAGCTGACCGTGCTGTCCCGGCAGGCGCTCGTGTCGACCGCGCACCTGGATGCCGTGCTCACGCCGACCCTGGCGATGCTGCCCCAGCCGGTCGAGTGGTTCACCGGCGATGGCGACGATCCGGCCGGCGACTTCGAACGGCAGAAGCGGTTCACGCCGTACACCGCGATGTACAACGTGACCGGCCAGCCGTCGATCTCGCTGCCGCTGTACGAGTCGGCCGAGAGCTTGCCGATCGGGATCATGCTGACCGGACGTCCGGCCGGCGAGCCGACGCTGCTGTCGCTCGCCGCGCAGCTGGAGCGGGCGCTGCCG
- a CDS encoding glycoside hydrolase family 13 protein — protein MSKSAYGQPWWASAVFYQVYPRSFADGNGDGTGDLIGLRERMGHLRELGVDAIWLSPFYRSPMADGGYDVADPCDVDPRFGTLADFDAMLAEAHVQGIKVTVDIVPNHFSDQHPWFQAALASPPGSPERARFIFRDGRGPDGSLPPNNWPSVFGGPAWHRERGGYGGPGGGQWYLHLFAPEQPDLDWRNPEVPAEFGRILRFWLDRGVDGFRIDVAHGMAKPDGLPDMDLSVVPSREEGATMPSLMDIRWDRDGVHEYHRGFRRVLDSYPGDRMAVGEAWVPDSDRLARYVRADELNLTFNFELVEARWGADTFGKAIDASLQAMSGVGAPCTWVLDNHDVDRAATRYGGGDLGVARARAAALVQLSLPGAAYIYNGDELGLENVDLPDEALQDPTWERSGHTDRGRDGERVPIPWSGSEPPFGFTSAPSSWLPMPANWAGRTVAAQDADPDSTLHLYRAALRLRRELPDLLGREFEWSGAPVGALAFRRGGIGVVLNAGAEPIALPAGAVLLSSGPLTGGVVPGNTAVWLRLP, from the coding sequence GTGTCCAAAAGCGCTTACGGCCAGCCCTGGTGGGCCTCGGCCGTCTTCTACCAGGTCTATCCGCGCAGCTTCGCCGACGGCAACGGCGACGGGACGGGCGACCTGATCGGGCTCCGCGAGCGGATGGGCCACCTGCGTGAGCTCGGCGTGGACGCCATCTGGCTCTCGCCGTTCTACCGCTCGCCGATGGCCGACGGCGGCTACGACGTGGCCGACCCCTGCGACGTCGACCCACGCTTCGGCACGCTCGCCGACTTCGACGCGATGCTGGCCGAGGCACACGTGCAGGGCATCAAGGTCACCGTCGACATCGTCCCGAACCACTTCTCCGACCAGCACCCGTGGTTCCAGGCCGCACTGGCCAGCCCGCCGGGATCACCGGAGCGGGCCCGGTTCATCTTCCGGGACGGGCGCGGCCCGGACGGCTCGCTGCCCCCGAACAACTGGCCGTCCGTGTTCGGCGGCCCGGCCTGGCATCGCGAGCGGGGCGGGTACGGGGGTCCCGGCGGAGGGCAGTGGTACCTGCACCTGTTCGCTCCCGAGCAGCCCGACCTGGACTGGCGCAACCCCGAGGTGCCGGCCGAGTTCGGGCGGATCCTGCGGTTCTGGCTGGACCGGGGCGTCGACGGCTTCCGGATCGACGTCGCGCACGGCATGGCCAAGCCGGACGGGCTGCCGGACATGGACCTGTCCGTCGTGCCCTCGCGCGAGGAGGGCGCCACCATGCCGTCGCTGATGGACATCCGCTGGGACCGCGACGGCGTGCACGAGTACCACCGGGGGTTCCGGCGGGTGCTCGACTCCTACCCCGGCGACCGGATGGCCGTCGGCGAGGCCTGGGTGCCCGACTCGGACCGGCTCGCCCGGTACGTCCGCGCGGACGAGCTCAACCTCACGTTCAACTTCGAACTGGTCGAGGCCCGCTGGGGCGCCGACACGTTCGGCAAGGCGATCGACGCCTCGCTGCAGGCGATGTCCGGCGTCGGCGCTCCGTGCACCTGGGTGCTGGACAACCACGACGTGGACCGGGCAGCGACCCGTTACGGGGGCGGCGACCTCGGTGTGGCGCGAGCCCGGGCCGCCGCTCTCGTCCAGCTGTCGTTGCCGGGCGCGGCGTACATCTACAACGGCGACGAGCTGGGGCTGGAGAACGTCGACCTGCCGGACGAGGCCCTGCAGGACCCGACCTGGGAGCGCAGCGGGCACACCGATCGCGGACGCGACGGCGAGCGGGTACCGATCCCGTGGTCCGGCAGCGAGCCGCCGTTCGGCTTCACCAGCGCGCCGTCGAGCTGGCTGCCGATGCCGGCGAACTGGGCCGGGCGCACGGTGGCCGCGCAGGACGCCGACCCGGATTCGACGCTGCACCTGTACCGGGCGGCGTTGCGGCTGCGGCGTGAGCTGCCCGACCTGCTGGGGCGTGAGTTCGAGTGGTCCGGTGCCCCGGTGGGCGCGCTGGCGTTTCGCCGCGGCGGGATCGGAGTCGTGCTGAACGCCGGCGCCGAGCCGATCGCGCTCCCGGCCGGAGCGGTGCTGCTGTCGTCCGGCCCGCTCACCGGAGGCGTCGTTCCGGGCAACACCGCCGTCTGGTTGCGGCTGCCCTGA
- a CDS encoding dihydrolipoyl dehydrogenase family protein — translation MTQTATFDVIVLGLGPGGEELAGQLATAGWSVLGVDPALVGGECPYFGCIPSKMILRGAEVLAEARRVDALAGHAEVAPDFTPVADRIRDEATDDWDDRVAVERLEGKGATFVRGAGRLSGRDEQGRFVVAAGERTFTGRRVVVATGTAPAIPPIDGLAELRASSDGTDALVWTNREVVKARTAPSSLVVLGGGAIGCELAQGFARFGSRVTVVEAAPRILGPEEPEASVTIAEVFAREGIEVRQGVGVRRVSAGGDGVELTLADGSTVTGAKLLVSAGRRPNLAELGLDTIGLDTVGLDGSARSLEVDEHLQVQHDGAPVADVYALGDITGRGAFTHVAVWQARVLLAHLLGQPSQFGGYHGLAWVTFTDPEVGRVGLSEQQARERGLNVRVGSEPMPANSRGWIHGPGNDGFVKLVADADRGVLVGATVVAPNGGEILGLLTVAVHAEVPVHTLATMHYAFPTMHRAVLDAVRALG, via the coding sequence ATGACGCAAACCGCGACCTTCGACGTGATCGTGCTCGGCCTGGGCCCTGGTGGCGAGGAGCTGGCCGGGCAGCTGGCCACCGCGGGCTGGTCGGTACTCGGCGTGGACCCGGCGCTGGTGGGCGGCGAGTGCCCGTACTTCGGCTGCATCCCGTCCAAGATGATCCTGCGTGGCGCCGAGGTGCTGGCCGAGGCGCGTCGCGTCGACGCGCTCGCCGGGCATGCCGAGGTGGCGCCGGACTTCACGCCGGTCGCGGACCGGATCCGCGACGAGGCGACCGACGACTGGGACGACCGGGTCGCGGTCGAGCGGCTCGAGGGCAAGGGGGCGACGTTCGTGCGCGGCGCCGGCCGGCTCTCCGGGCGCGACGAGCAGGGCCGGTTCGTCGTCGCCGCGGGGGAGCGGACGTTCACCGGACGCCGCGTGGTGGTCGCGACCGGCACCGCGCCGGCGATCCCGCCGATCGACGGGCTGGCCGAACTGCGCGCGAGCTCGGACGGCACCGACGCTCTGGTGTGGACGAACCGCGAGGTGGTGAAGGCCCGGACGGCGCCGTCCTCGCTCGTGGTGCTCGGCGGCGGCGCGATCGGTTGCGAGCTGGCGCAGGGCTTCGCCCGGTTCGGCAGCCGGGTGACCGTCGTGGAGGCCGCGCCGCGGATCCTCGGCCCGGAAGAGCCGGAGGCCTCGGTCACGATCGCCGAGGTGTTCGCGCGGGAGGGCATCGAGGTGCGTCAGGGCGTCGGGGTCCGCCGGGTGTCCGCGGGCGGCGACGGGGTCGAGTTGACGCTGGCCGACGGCTCGACGGTCACCGGGGCGAAGCTGCTGGTCTCGGCGGGCCGGCGGCCGAACCTGGCCGAGCTCGGCCTGGACACGATCGGCCTGGACACCGTCGGCCTGGACGGGTCGGCGCGCTCGCTCGAGGTCGATGAGCACCTGCAGGTGCAGCACGACGGGGCGCCGGTCGCGGACGTGTACGCCCTCGGCGACATCACCGGTCGCGGTGCGTTCACCCATGTGGCGGTGTGGCAGGCGCGGGTGCTGCTCGCGCACCTGCTCGGGCAGCCGTCGCAGTTCGGCGGTTACCACGGGCTGGCCTGGGTCACCTTCACCGATCCGGAGGTCGGCCGGGTCGGGCTCAGCGAGCAGCAGGCCCGTGAGCGCGGCCTGAACGTGCGCGTCGGCTCCGAGCCGATGCCGGCCAACAGCCGCGGCTGGATCCACGGGCCGGGCAACGACGGGTTCGTCAAGCTGGTCGCCGACGCCGACCGCGGCGTCCTGGTCGGTGCGACCGTGGTCGCCCCGAACGGCGGCGAGATCCTGGGGCTGCTCACGGTCGCCGTGCACGCCGAAGTGCCGGTGCACACGCTGGCGACCATGCACTACGCGTTCCCGACGATGCATCGCGCGGTGCTCGACGCGGTGCGTGCGCTCGGCTGA
- the ettA gene encoding energy-dependent translational throttle protein EttA, with protein sequence MAQFIYTMYKVRKSHGDKVILDDVTLSFLPGAKIGVVGPNGAGKSSVLKIMAGLDQASNGDATLAPGATVGLLQQEPPLDETKTVRENVELAVAELRGWLARFEEVSAAMGEPDADFDALLTEQGDLMEKIEHAEGWELDSRIEQAMDALRCPPGDEPVTHLSGGERRRVALCKLLLEQPDLLLLDEPTNHLDAESVQWLEQHLAKYPGTILAVTHDRYFLDNVAEWILELDRGRAYPYEGNYSTYLEKKAERLTVQGKKDQKLEKRLREELDWVRQNAKGRQAKSKARLQRYEEMAAEAEKTRKLDFEEIQIPPGPRLGNVVVQAKDLTKGFDGETLIENLSFSLPRGGIVGVIGPNGVGKTTLFKMIVGQEKPDAGELRIGETVKLSYVDQSRGGIDPNKNVWQVVSDGLDHINVGQVEMPSRAYVSAFGFKGPDQQKPAGVLSGGERNRLNLALTLKEGGNVLLLDEPTNDLDVETLGSLENALLNFPGCAVITSHDRWFLDRTATHILAWEGDEQNPAKWFWFEGNFDSYEKNKIERLGADAARPHAVTHRKLTRD encoded by the coding sequence GTGGCCCAGTTCATCTACACCATGTACAAGGTGCGCAAGTCGCACGGCGACAAGGTGATCCTCGACGACGTCACGCTGTCGTTCCTGCCCGGCGCGAAGATCGGCGTGGTGGGTCCGAACGGCGCCGGCAAGTCGAGCGTGCTGAAGATCATGGCCGGACTGGATCAGGCCTCCAACGGCGACGCGACCCTGGCGCCCGGTGCCACGGTCGGACTGCTGCAGCAGGAGCCGCCGCTGGACGAGACCAAGACGGTGCGGGAGAACGTCGAGCTGGCGGTCGCCGAGCTGCGCGGCTGGCTGGCCCGGTTCGAGGAGGTCTCGGCCGCGATGGGTGAGCCGGACGCCGACTTCGACGCGCTGCTGACCGAGCAGGGCGACCTGATGGAGAAGATCGAGCACGCCGAGGGCTGGGAACTGGACAGCCGCATCGAGCAGGCGATGGATGCGCTGCGCTGCCCACCCGGCGACGAACCGGTCACCCACCTGTCCGGTGGCGAGCGGCGGCGCGTGGCGCTGTGCAAGCTGCTGCTCGAACAGCCCGACCTGCTGCTGCTCGACGAGCCGACCAACCACCTGGACGCCGAGAGTGTGCAGTGGCTCGAGCAGCACCTGGCCAAGTACCCCGGAACGATCCTGGCCGTCACCCACGACCGGTACTTCCTGGACAACGTGGCCGAGTGGATCCTCGAACTGGACCGCGGCCGCGCCTATCCGTACGAGGGCAACTACTCGACCTACCTGGAGAAGAAGGCCGAGCGGCTGACCGTCCAGGGCAAGAAGGATCAGAAGCTGGAGAAGCGGCTGCGCGAGGAACTCGACTGGGTCCGGCAGAACGCCAAGGGCAGGCAGGCCAAGAGCAAGGCCCGCCTGCAGCGATATGAAGAGATGGCGGCCGAGGCCGAGAAGACCCGCAAGCTGGACTTCGAGGAGATCCAGATTCCGCCGGGTCCGCGGCTGGGCAACGTGGTGGTCCAGGCCAAGGACCTGACGAAGGGCTTCGACGGCGAGACGCTGATCGAGAACCTGTCCTTCTCGCTGCCGCGTGGCGGCATCGTCGGGGTCATCGGGCCGAACGGTGTCGGCAAGACCACGCTGTTCAAGATGATCGTCGGCCAGGAGAAGCCGGACGCCGGGGAGCTTCGGATCGGCGAGACGGTCAAGCTCAGCTACGTCGACCAGAGCCGTGGCGGCATCGACCCGAACAAGAACGTGTGGCAGGTCGTGTCCGACGGACTGGACCACATCAACGTCGGCCAGGTCGAGATGCCCTCCCGCGCCTATGTGTCGGCCTTCGGCTTCAAGGGCCCGGACCAGCAGAAGCCGGCCGGGGTCCTCTCCGGCGGCGAGCGCAACCGACTGAACCTTGCACTCACCCTCAAAGAGGGCGGCAACGTGCTGCTGCTCGACGAACCGACCAACGACCTGGACGTGGAGACGCTCGGCTCGCTGGAGAACGCGCTGCTGAACTTCCCCGGCTGCGCCGTGATCACGAGCCACGACCGCTGGTTCCTCGACCGCACCGCCACCCACATCCTGGCCTGGGAGGGGGACGAGCAGAATCCGGCCAAGTGGTTCTGGTTCGAGGGCAACTTCGACTCCTACGAGAAGAACAAGATCGAGCGGCTCGGTGCCGACGCTGCGCGCCCGCACGCGGTCACGCACCGCAAGCTCACCCGCGACTGA
- a CDS encoding HNH endonuclease: MSGALVLNATYEPLCVVPLRRAVVLVLAEKAIVVEAGTEVMHSARTAIRVPSVVRLSRYVRVPYRREVPLTRRGVLDRDGHLCAYCGARADTVDHVRPRSRGGLHVWTNVVAACARCNHRKGDRLLSELGWHLELPPAQPPPTVAVVMGWAKRDPAWQPYLGASPVPREALASPA; this comes from the coding sequence GTGTCGGGTGCATTGGTCCTCAACGCGACGTATGAACCGCTGTGCGTCGTGCCGCTTCGCCGCGCCGTCGTGCTCGTGCTCGCCGAGAAGGCGATCGTGGTCGAGGCGGGCACCGAGGTGATGCACTCGGCCCGTACCGCCATCCGCGTTCCGAGCGTGGTCCGGCTCTCGCGTTACGTGCGGGTCCCCTACCGCCGCGAGGTGCCGTTGACCCGCCGCGGCGTGCTCGATCGCGACGGGCACCTGTGCGCGTACTGCGGCGCCCGTGCCGACACCGTCGACCACGTCCGGCCGCGCTCGCGCGGCGGCCTGCACGTCTGGACGAACGTGGTGGCCGCGTGCGCCCGCTGCAACCATCGCAAGGGTGACCGGCTGCTCTCCGAGCTCGGCTGGCACCTGGAACTGCCCCCCGCACAGCCACCGCCGACGGTGGCTGTCGTCATGGGGTGGGCCAAGCGCGACCCGGCCTGGCAGCCCTACCTGGGCGCGTCTCCGGTGCCGCGCGAGGCGCTGGCCTCGCCGGCCTGA
- a CDS encoding acyl-CoA thioesterase, which translates to MARFKHAVHMRWSDMDAYRHINNSAYLAYLEQARVAMFFDRNEGFNSGTVIARHEIDYLRPVVYHPDPLQLELWIDTVRGASFTVHYEVFDTGRLAARAATSCVTFDFGIDRPRRLTAEERDLLAGFADTAG; encoded by the coding sequence GTGGCGAGGTTCAAGCACGCGGTGCACATGCGCTGGTCGGACATGGACGCGTACCGGCACATCAACAACTCGGCGTACCTCGCCTACCTCGAGCAGGCCCGCGTCGCGATGTTCTTCGACCGGAACGAGGGCTTCAACAGCGGCACCGTGATCGCCCGGCACGAGATCGACTACCTGCGCCCGGTCGTCTACCACCCCGACCCGCTGCAGCTCGAGCTGTGGATCGACACCGTGCGCGGCGCCTCGTTCACGGTGCACTACGAGGTGTTCGACACCGGACGGCTCGCCGCTCGCGCCGCCACCAGCTGCGTCACCTTCGACTTCGGGATCGACCGTCCGCGCCGGCTCACCGCCGAGGAACGCGACCTGCTGGCCGGCTTCGCCGACACCGCCGGGTGA
- the ssb gene encoding single-stranded DNA-binding protein — protein MNDTQMTVIGNVCDDPTMRLTKSGHAVTNFRVASTPRRFDREKAEWVDSPTLFVNVTCWRALAENVKDSIHRGQPVVVSGRYYCRPYEVNESKRIGYELEATAVGHDLSRGKSEFVKRGRPGGFLDVAADESGLPVDDSRHWLDLDDGAVPNDADRPGDGTAVPDEAAAAHASGLASVG, from the coding sequence ATGAACGACACGCAGATGACCGTGATCGGCAACGTGTGCGACGACCCGACGATGCGGCTGACGAAGTCCGGTCACGCGGTCACGAACTTCCGGGTGGCGTCCACGCCGCGCCGGTTCGACCGCGAGAAGGCCGAGTGGGTGGACAGCCCGACGCTGTTCGTCAACGTCACCTGCTGGCGCGCGCTGGCCGAGAACGTCAAGGACTCGATCCATCGCGGGCAGCCCGTGGTGGTCAGCGGGCGGTACTACTGCCGGCCGTATGAGGTGAACGAGTCCAAGCGGATCGGCTACGAGCTCGAGGCGACGGCGGTCGGCCACGACCTGAGTCGCGGCAAGTCCGAGTTCGTCAAGCGCGGCCGGCCCGGGGGCTTCCTGGACGTGGCGGCGGACGAGAGCGGCCTGCCGGTCGACGACAGCCGGCACTGGCTCGACCTGGACGACGGCGCGGTGCCGAACGACGCGGACCGCCCGGGTGACGGCACCGCCGTCCCGGACGAGGCGGCCGCCGCGCACGCCTCCGGCCTTGCCTCGGTCGGCTGA
- a CDS encoding mechanosensitive ion channel family protein gives MSATTPQQLAELPRYVRDHSRWVIEIPVRILVIIVVALVLRAVLHRAIGRMVRPVRAGDVPRILRPFRERAENLSLLGSGLMSERRNQRAATIGSVLRSVTSFVILVIAVLTILSELSVNLAPFIAGTSIVGVALGFGAQTIVKDFLSGMFMMLEDQYGVGDVIDFEKATGTVEAVGLRTTRLRDINGTVWYVRNGEVVRVGNKSQGFAQVVLDVPIDASEDIDRASAAMLEVAQAMRADEAWAPVFLGEPEVQGVEQLTRTETVIRLVAKVRPLEQWRTARELRRRIRERLDRLSIDAHLDDAPSPPSG, from the coding sequence GTGAGTGCGACGACCCCGCAGCAGCTGGCCGAACTCCCCCGCTACGTGCGCGACCACAGCCGGTGGGTGATCGAGATCCCGGTGCGGATCCTGGTCATCATCGTGGTGGCGCTGGTGCTGCGTGCCGTGCTGCACCGCGCGATCGGCAGGATGGTTCGGCCGGTACGCGCCGGCGACGTGCCGCGCATCCTGCGCCCGTTCCGCGAGCGCGCCGAGAACCTGTCGCTGCTCGGCTCCGGGCTGATGTCCGAGCGCCGCAACCAGCGTGCAGCGACGATCGGCTCGGTCCTCAGGTCGGTGACCTCGTTCGTGATCTTGGTGATCGCGGTGCTGACGATCCTGAGCGAGCTCAGCGTCAACCTGGCGCCGTTCATCGCCGGCACGTCGATCGTCGGGGTCGCGCTCGGCTTCGGCGCCCAGACGATCGTCAAGGACTTCCTGTCCGGCATGTTCATGATGCTGGAGGACCAGTACGGCGTCGGCGACGTCATCGACTTCGAGAAGGCGACCGGCACCGTCGAGGCCGTCGGGCTGCGCACCACGCGGCTGCGCGACATCAACGGCACGGTCTGGTACGTCCGCAACGGCGAGGTGGTCCGGGTCGGCAACAAGAGCCAGGGGTTCGCGCAGGTCGTGCTGGACGTCCCGATCGACGCGAGCGAGGACATCGACCGGGCCTCGGCCGCGATGCTCGAGGTGGCGCAGGCGATGCGGGCGGACGAGGCCTGGGCGCCGGTGTTCCTCGGCGAGCCGGAGGTGCAGGGCGTCGAGCAGTTGACCCGCACCGAGACGGTGATCCGCCTCGTCGCCAAGGTGCGCCCGCTCGAACAGTGGCGCACGGCGCGCGAGCTGCGCCGGCGGATCCGCGAGCGGCTGGACCGGCTGTCGATCGACGCGCATCTGGACGACGCTCCCTCGCCGCCGTCCGGCTGA